aagcaaagaggcaatgagtttgaaggtaggccttgaaatacatccacaggtacacctccaattgactcaaaggatgtcagaagcttctaaagccatgatcattttctggaattttccaagctgtttaaaggcacagtcaacttagtgtatgtaaatgtcttacccactggaattgtgatacagtgaattagaagtgaaataatatgtctatacaattgttgggaaaattacttgtgtcatgcacaaagtaatgtcctaacttgccaaaactatagtttgttaacaagaaatttgtggagtggttgaaaaacgggttttaatgacttcaaccaaagtgtatgtatacttccgacttcaactgtagtagaGGCACCAACAGTTGAGAAATGAATGCCCATGTCTGAGAGTCAGTAATTCCAAATCATTACATATACGAGGGATGGTTTATGGTTGCCTTTACTAAACAGCTTTTTAAGCCGTGTACGGATTAAAGTATCCTACAGTATATGAAGCGTGTCTAAATTATTAGTTACACCAACAAACAAATTGCTCTGCCCTAGCAGACAAATTGCCCTGCCTTAAGCTGCCGTGGCTGTGACGCACGCTGGCGTGACTGTCATCACACCTGCTTGCCTGGCCTATCTGCTGAGCCTCAGGGAAACCTGAGTATGGGGTGGGCCTCAACCTCCCCAGTGCCCCATGGCGTTACGGGAAAAGCAGGACAGGGGAAGCAGGGCACAGGCTGGCTTAAATAATTCAGTGCTGCCTTGTTTTAGAGTTTTTCACAGGCACTTGAGCGCCCTGCGAAACAAAGCAACCCCTCGGCCTCATTACCATTTGGCCAACAGCCCTTGGGAGACTTTTTAAGGCCTTGGAACGATGCCTGCTCTTTTTCTTCTCAAGTTTGGCCACTGTACCACGCATCTTTCTGTGGGTGTCTTTTCTCCCCCCCTCTTTAAAGCAAGCCCAGTCCCAGGTTTTATCATTCACTATGCCCGCTAGTTTATCTTCTCTCTATTTTCTCTAGTCCATGATACCGCAGAAAAATATCTAAATGATCTGGTAAATTCATTGAAATGGTTCCTTTTGGATAACAAACGGAAAGAACAGAGGGGGATGATATGGAAATCTATATCTCCTGTAAGATGTGTTTTGTATTAGGCCAGTTGGTCCTTGTCTTGAATCGGTTGCAACAGTGACCGACCATTCCATATAACTGGTCATGTTTTGCATTGTGTGATGATTATTTTGGGGGAAAGGTGGAATTTGTTGACTCATTGTCACTGTGCATGGTGTGACGTGGCCCTGTTTGCGGAGTGCATTTGCATAGTGTCAAACCAGGAAGGCCTTCAGTCAGCAGCTTAACCCCTTGAGTCCCCCTCATTTGCATGTTTTTGTCAGCCAATAATGAATTTGGTCGCAAGACTGACTGAGTGTAATAGAAATGTAGAGATCTGGCTGCAGCTAACCGTCTTATTTCCTTTCTGTTTTGTGattttgttttctctgtctaCCCCCCTTCAcctcaactcctctctccctctctttttcgtTTCCCTCCTTTTTTGCTTCCTCccgtttttaattatttttttgcaTGCTCCTTTTTTTTCTTTAGCTTGAAATGGCGATTGAAAACCTCCAAAAGTCTGAAGGGATTGCAACTCACAAAAGCAGCCTGCTCAACAGCCATGTAAGTCAAACAGGAACTTTCTTTGAAAAGGACTAGAAAGGCCCGCCTTTGTCTCcctggctgtgggctacactaccACTTGTCACTGAGATATCTTCTCTTACTGCTGAAGGGAACATACTGACAGACTTCTGCTAATGCTAGCCTCACGGTGCTGTGGCATAAAACACTACATTGTCGTCTGACCATAGACTTTCCTTGCATCTGCTGCCGCTTGTTGCTCAACCACAACTTATTGATTGTGGGACTTGCTGCTGGCTGGGCTTGCCTTGGCCATGTCTTGACAAAAGCTATGCATATTTAACCTCTTGCGTTTTCAGATTCCCCATCCTCCACATCATGTCCGCTATGTGATTGTTATATCCACACAACACCCTCCCTCCTTTTCAACCACTACTTTACCAGAGCTGCCATTCAAACCAGCTATTTCATTGGACGCTAGGGGGTTCTTCTCCATTCCCGGTCTTAACCCTTGGTCACCTATCTAGAATCTCTAAATCATCAAGCAGCTCCTGACAGTCATATTATTGTCATCAAGTCTCTAGTCCACTTCATGCTGTGTCTGCCACACTCAGTCTGGCCAACCTGTTAATGGAGAAAAATATCCATCCCCACAgcttgtatttatttatattccAACTGGCGATCATCTTCCCTTTACCTCTCCACCAGCCACACAGACAGGGAAGTCCTTTCTATTGGAGAATAGGGGTGAGCAGAGTTCTATATTGCTCTAGTGAACAGGTATAATATGTGGTCTTCTGATGAGGCAATGAAGGAGCAATTATCACATCAAATACACTAATTCACCCCCCCCCTGACAGTTTTAAGCCAAAATCTAAATTCTCACCCTCATGTTTAAACTcactaaatgtgtgtgtgtgtgtgtgtgtgtgtgtttctgctgtcCTTTGATGTGATAATAGAAGGCAGTGCTCTCCCTCTCCTTGGGCAGACAGCTGCAGGATGGAGGTACTGCAGAGGAGGCtcgtgggaggagctataggaggacgtgctcagtgtaatagctggaatggaattaatggaacggaggCAAACGAGTGGTTTCAATATTTTTGATGTTTGATACCGttacatttattccattccagctattacaatgagcctgtcctcctatagctcctcccaccagcctcctctgaggTACTGTGAGGATCAGAGTGCAGCAGTAGGTGTCCAGTAGGTGAATGACggtgtgtctctgtgctgtgtgtgtgtgtgtagctgcagTGGCTGCTGGATAACTATGAGACAGCGGAGGGGGTGAGCCTGCCCCGGAGCTCCCTCTACAACCACTACCTGCGCCATTGTCAGGAGCAGAAACTGGACCCGGTCAACGCTGCCTCCTTCGGGAAACTCATCCGCTCGGTCTTCATGGGCCTCAGGACCCGCCGCCTCGGCACTAGGTATGTCCGTGATGGTAATGAAGGGCAGGTGTAGGATAATGTTAATGATAGATTAGAAAGATTGATTGATGATGCTGATAGTGAGGATTTATTCTGATGATGATAAGACAGATTACGAAGCTGATTACAATTTCCTTATTAACCCCTCATGTTCCTGTTTGTTCCAGGGGCAACTCCAAGTACCACTACTATGGCATCAGGCTGAAGCCAGACTCACCACTCAACAGACTGCAAGAGGACTCTCAGTACATGGCCATGAGACAGCAACCCATGCACCAGAAACAGAGGTGAACCCTCCCGCTCACAtcctccacctcttctctctttctctctcatctgtccATACTGTCTGACAAAGCTTTAATCCAGTTCCTTTTGATATTCTTTGAACATTTGACTTCATGTCCCCCTGCCTCTGCCCAAATGACTTTTGTGGATTTTGAAATGCTTCTCTGTAATGGAGTGAAGTGGTGCACTCGTCCTCATTTCAGATACATGGTTTATTTAACCTCACACCTGCCTTTattctccactctctcctctcctcgtttgtgcttcctctcctctcccagtcatCCTTTAGTTCTTCCCAGCCCCACCCAATATAGCTGTGCTGCCCTCTCCCCTTTCCGCAGGTTCAAGCCCCTCCAGAAGGTGGATGGCATGGGAGACAGCCTGTCAGGAGGCTCCCAGCACTCAGCCAGCACCCCAGAGCAGTCTGTGGCAGCCCAGAGCCAGCACCACCAGCAGTACATTGGTAAGAAGCTCCGCTGGCCACACTGTAACACTGAGAGACCATCAGGTCCCCTGTACCAAAACAGAGCTCGCATTAATTCCATAGTTTGTGAACACTGATGATAAAACAGTCATGATAAAAGGCTTTTAGACTGCTTGCATGGTAGCCTAGGGTAGGGCCAGCCCAGTTTAATCACTGGATGCAAAATGTAATTATGTCActtaacattattattattaaacacCTCTGTTGTTGTTTGGGATTTGACCGTGTATCATCGTGTCCGCAGATGTGTCACATGTCCTGCCCCCGTTCCCCACCCCTGACCTGGGCACCCAGCCCCTCCCCGAGCGTATCAACATAAATGATGTGAAGAAGCTGCAGAACCTGTACAGGGACCACTGTGAGGTATGTGCGACGCAGCGCCAACTAGCTGCAAACTCTGCACTGCTCTGGTGTGGTCTGATTTGGTGCAACACGCGCTGCCAGCGAGAGCGATTAGACTGCAGCCCTCAACAGGTATCCTGTCCTAGTCGACGGCACTGCAAATTTGATGAAATTATGTATGGGGGAAAAGACATTTCAGAGCTGGTGCTAGAACACATCCTTAGTTACTGTTGAATGTGACCGAAGAGAATACCAACTCCCTGGATGGGATACAGTGATGAGGGAGGGGGTGAAATGTGTAATGTACATTTTTGCAGGACTTTCTAAGCtataaagagagaaggagagaccgAAAGGGAGAGGTGCCCTGAAAAGCTTAATTAAAGCACTGAAGCCATGGGTTTATCATATTATCCGTGGCCTCCCTCTGTCCAGCCACACCACGCTCCTTTTGTTCCAGCCTCCTTTCATCTCAGCTCAGCTTTCAAGACATGCCAATTAACCTTTCAGCGCGCTGGGCGGACATCTTGGTGTCTTTTTGTGCTCGCCTCCCCGTGGGCCTTTGTGTTGCCTGGTCATTGGACAGGCACATGGGCTCCTGCCTTTGTCTGGCCGGCGCATTTCTGTCACTCTCAcagctctctgtgtgtttctgtgtgtttaatGTTTATGCGCTTTTCTCTTTGTGAGCAAACAACCATCTGTTAACTTTATACTAGGAGGATTATTGATGGTAAATGAAATGTACTATTTAAAATAAAGGTAACAAGCATACAAAGGACAAATCAAGGTGTAGGTCCAGGAATAACTTATTCCTCACGCTGCTTTCAGTAGAAATACAGCTGTAGATTTTCTGTTTCaaattaaatcacattttatttgtcacatgcgccgatgcagacaggtgtagaacttaccgtggaatgcttacttacaagcccttaaccaactatgcagttcaagaaatggagttaagaacacatttactaaataaacaaaagtaaaaaggctatatacatggggtaccgataccgagtcaatgtgtgggggtacaggttagtcgaggtcatttgtacatgtacagtgccttcggaaagtattcagaaccctggactttttccagattttgttacgttacagccttattctaaaatgcattaaataaaacaaaatcatCAGAAATCCACAcatataataccccataatgacaaagtgaaaacaggtttttatacatttttgcaaatgtattaaacattttaaacagaaataccttatttacataggtattcagatcttttgctatgagacttgaaattgaactccggtgcatactgtttccattgatcatccttgagatgtttctacaacttgattggagtccacctgtggtaagtgtcctagcaaagggtctgaatacctatgtaaataaggtattttttaaatatattttttaaagaaattagCGAACAtttataaacctgttttcgctttgttattatggggtattgtgtgtagattgctgaagatattttttttatttaagcaattttagaataTTGTtacgctgtaacgtaacaaaatgtggaaaaagtcaaagggtctgaatactttctgaaggcactgtaggtcctggatggcaggacgcttggccccagtgatgtactgggccgtactcactaccctctgtagcaccttatggTCGGAACATTTTGTTTCATACAAGCAAAGCATTAATTACCTCTATACACATTCATATTCATTCACTTTGGCGCCCATACATGCATTTATTATTATATGTCACAGTTATTGATAAGAACCAAATATCCTGCTATCAGACACACCAATTAAGCATGCTTTTGTTGAGTTGAATGATAAAATGAGCAATAAAAACTCCAGCGCGGAAGGAAATGAATAAATCAGGTAAAACCACATAAagaagtgtatgtgtgtgggggcaGTGTTAAGGAACCTCAGTCATCTGTcattcttttctctccctctcccttttctctctcactctagcCATAGTTTCTAAAGCATGCTGTTTTTCCTGTGTGTCGAAACTGGGGAGGCAAAACGCTTGTTTGTAGGGGCAGGGGAATTCTTCTTTTTGTTTTGGAGTTTAGTGTTTAAGCTGTTGCCCAGAGCAACGGTAAACACGGTTACCATAGTGATCCTTGGAGAGGAAGCAAAAACATATCATGTGATTGAAGGAAAGCCTATACTGTGCCGGGCTGTAACTGGAGACTGGGAGCATGTCCTGCCAAAGGAGAATCTCTGGGCATGGTGTGAAGAGTGAATAGAGACACTACCACTAATCACAGAGCACTGATAGACAGAACATACAGGAGGTTCACTGCTGCTCTGTTACTGAGGGTTGACTGTGGCTTCACTGTCTATATTATGCCATATTTAAACATACCTTAGGCTATATCTGTGGCCATTTCAATTATTTTTGACGTTGTCAAAGTGAAGTTGTCTTCTTTTAGCCCATAATGTTACTGGAAAATTGTATAGTGAGTTGGTAAATCTTTAGTATAGTAAATCTGTCATGTGGAGATTTGATTGGCGTGTTGATTATAGTGTGTAGCACATGCTCAGAACTCGGTATGTGAGAGTTCAAACAGGAATGAGGAAGCCGTGTGGAGTTGAGGCTGCCCAATATTGCAGGGAGCTACACACTTACAGCACACACTATAGTCCCTGTTAAAGCCATGTTACAGTTGAATTCCTAGTAAATATCACTCAAATATGATCTGTTCTGATTTGGGATCAATGGGTTGGAAGGAAGGCAGCGTTTAGCTTGGACTCAGCCTCTAACCAGTCGGGAGGCTGCTGCAAAGAAACTTTGTTGTGTGTCTGGTTGCCATGGCTCAGCTCTGTGTTTTGTCCTTCccgtctcccctcctcctcctctcccccgtAGGCTACTCTGGATGTGGTGATGAACCTCCAGTTCCACTACATTGAGAAGCTGTGGCAGACCTTCTGGTATTCAACAGCGCCATCTAGTGACGTAACCATCACCATCCCCAACAGGTCAGACAACAGAGGATTGAGAAAGTAATATTTGAATTAGGAAAAAATGTCATATTTGCTTTCACGCTTTATATGCATGTATGTTTTCTGTGATTGAAAACTGTGCTTTTAgtgatttttgtgtgtgtgtacagtgatGAGGACATGGAGGGCGTGATCCCAAGGGAGAAGCTGATGGCTCTGTGCAAGTATGAGCCTGTCAAGCTGTGGATGAGGAGCTGTGACCATATCCTGTACCAGGCCCTGGTGGAGATCCTCATCCCTGACGTGCTACGCCCTGTCCCCAGTCAGTACACCTGCCTACCTTCAGCATTACTACATTATAATAACATTATCATTATCGCACTCAATGTATTATATTTATCCcagctgatttttttttttattgcaggTACTCTCACTCAGGCCATTCGCAACTTTGCCAAGAGTCTGGAGGGCTGGCTGACCACAGCCATGAGCGACTTTCCCGATGAGATTGTACGCACCAAGGTACAAAACACCTTCCAACACCCTCGTAGTCTTTCTGCAGACAGCTGAACTCGCAGATATACATTACACGCGATACATTCCCAGGTGAAGTTAACCATCTCTTGTATGTGCTGTAGGCAGCGGTGGTGAGTGCATTTGCTCAGACCTTGCGTCGGTACACCTCTCTGAACCACCTGGCCCAGGCGGCCCGCGCCGTGCTGCAGAACACCTCACAGATCAATCAGATGCTCAGCGACCTCAACCGCGTCGACTTCGCCAACGTACAGGTAGGACCATGGAACTAATAATTCCTTGGGTACATCTTTGTtggaagtgttttcttcccactgtgcgtgtgtgtgtgtgtgtccatgtgtgtgcatGCCTTTCTGTTTGTACCTGTACCTTGTAAATCCTCTCAGacttggggtgtgtgtgttgttggtcTACAGGAGCAGGCGTCGTGGGTATGCCAGTGTGACGAGACTGTGGTCCAGCGGCTGGAGCAGGACTTCAAGGTGACCTTGCAGCAGCAGAGCTCTCTGGACCAGTGGGCCGCCTGGCTGGACAACGTGGTCAACCAGGTGCTCAAGCCCCACGAGGGCAGCACCAGCTTCCCCAGGGCTGCAAGACAGTTCCTGCTGAAGTGGTCCTTCTACAGGTATGGACCCtatctagacagacagacagacctcaatagacagacagacctcGATAGATAGATAATGTTGATAGATGGATCAGTCTCTAAAgatagatacactacatgaccaaaagtacgtggacacctgctcgtcgaacatctcattccaaaatcatgggcattaatatggagttggtcctccctttagCTGccttaacagcctccactcttctgggaaggctttccactagatgttggaacactgctgcggggacttgcttccattcagccactagagcattaatgaggtcgggcagaaatttgacaaactaacttgttggaaaggtggtatcccatgacggtgccacgttgaaagtcactgagctcttcagtaaggccattctactgccaatgtttgtctttggagattgcatggctgtgtgctcgattttatacacctgtcagcaacgggtgtggctgaaatagctgtgtgtgtgtgtgtgtgtgtgtgtgtgtgtgtgtgtgtgtgtgtgtgtgtgtgtgtgtgtgtgtgtgtgtgtgtgtgtgtgtgtgtgtgtgtgtgtgtgtgtgtgtgcagtaccagtcaaagtttggacacacctactcattcaagggtttttctttatttttactattttctatgttatagaataatagtgaagacatcaaaactatgaagtaacacatagaatcatgtagtaaccaaaaaagtgttaaacaaatcaaaatatattttagattcttcaaagtagccaccctttgccttgatgacagctttgcacacttttggcattctctcaaccagcttcacctgaaatgctttttcaacagtcttgaaggagttcccacatatgctgagcacttggctgctttttcttcactctgcagtccaactcatcccaaaccatctcaattgggttgaggtcgggtgattgtggaggccaggtcatctgatgcagcactccatcactcttcttcgtggtcaaatagcccttacacagcctagaggtgtgtttcggtgattgtcctgttgaaaaacaaatgattgtcccactaagcgcaaaccagtctgaggtggtgtattgctgcagatttctgtggtagccatgctggttaattgtgccttgaattctaaataaatcagtgtcaccagcaaagcaaccccactccaccacaccttcacctacatgctttacggtgggaaatacacatgtggagatcatccgttcacccgtgcgtctcacaaagacaccgcggttggaacaaaaaatctcacatttggactcatcagaccaaaggccagatttccaacggtctaatgtccTTTGCTCGTTTTTCTTGGACCAATCaaatctcttcttattggtgtcctttagtagtggtttctttgcagcaattcaaccatgaaggcctgattcacgcagtctcctctgaacagttggaagttgagatgtgtctgttacttgaactctgtgaagcatttatttgggctgcaatctgaggtgcagttaactctaatgaacttatcctctgcagcagaggttactctgggtcttcctttcctgtggtggtcctcatgagagccaatttcatcatagtaGTTGATGGATTTTGCAACTGCGCTGTAAGACATTTTCAAAGTCCttgaaatgttcctgattgactgaccttcatgtcttaaagtaatgatggactgtcgtttctctttccttatttgaactgttcttggtattttaccaaatagggctatcttctgtataccacctctaccttgtcacaacacaactgattgcatgaaggaaagaaattacacaaattaatgtttaacaaggcatacctgttaattgaaatgcattccaggtgactacctcagaaagctggttgagagaatgtcaagagtgtgcaaagctgtcatcatggcaaaaaGTTTTTGGgggtttactacatgattccaaatgtgttatttcatagttttgatgtcttcactattattctacaatgtagaaaatagtacaaataaagaaaaacccctgaatgagtaggtgtccaaacgtttgggtggtactgtatgtatgaggCCACtgtgtgccttcggaaagtatttagaccccttgactttttccacattttgttacgttacagccttattctaaaattgattaaatctccccccccccccccctcaatctacacaccataccccataatgacaaagcaaaaacaggtttagacatttacataagtattcagaccctttactcagtactttgttgaagcaccttttgcagcgattacagcgttgAGTCTTTTCAcaccttggcacacctgtatttggggagtttctaccattcttctctgcagatcctctcaagctctgacaaattggatggagagcgtcgctgcacaactatttgcaggtctctcaagagatgttcaatcaagttcaagtccgggctctggctgggctacttcAAGGActtttagagacttgtcccgaagccactcctgcattgtcttggctgtgtgcttaaggtatttgtcctgttggaaggtgaaccttcaccccagtctgaggtcctgagcgctctggagcaggttttcatcaaggatctctctgtactttgttccgttcatctttccctcgatcctgaatagcctcccagtccctgcctctgaggagttgcttccatcTGGCCTCTCTAAcattaaggcctgattgttggagagatggttgtccttctggaaggttctcccatctccacagaggaactatggagctctgtcagagtaaccatcgggttcttggtcacctccttgaccaaggcccttctcccccgattgctcagtttggccaggcggccagctctaggaagagtcttggtagttccaaacttcttccatttaagaatgatggaggccactgtgttcttggggaccttcaatgctgcagaattgttttggtacccttccccagatctgtgcctcgacactatcctgtctcgaagctctacatacaattcctttgacctcatggcttggtttttggtctgacatgcactgtcaactgtgggatcttatatagacaggtgtgtgcctttccaaatcatgtccaatcaattgaatttaccacaggtggactccaatcaagttgtagatggatgctcaatggaaacaggatgtatctgagctcaatttcgagtctcatagcaaagggctaaacttttcactttgtcattaaatggtattgtgtgtagattgctgaggaaaatattttatttaatccataaTTTCAATGCATttaacgtaacaaatgtggaaagtcaaggggtcttaatactttctctgtgtgtgtgtgtgtgtgtgtgtaactgccaaa
This genomic window from Salvelinus namaycush isolate Seneca chromosome 8, SaNama_1.0, whole genome shotgun sequence contains:
- the LOC120052477 gene encoding DNA-binding protein RFX2-like — encoded protein: MQSSDGGSDSPSSVALRTSTSTQAPVVQPVPASQQRVLVQATGSAQKGAQVQQLSVPRVQQVPQQVQQVQHVYPSQVQYVGEGGEAVYSNGTIRTAYSYNPEAQLYGQGSGGAYFDSQGGGAQVTTVVSSAGGGPPHGMVGIAMDVGGSQVISGGGTYLIHGGGMDGGRHHASHSSRSSSAMLEMAIENLQKSEGIATHKSSLLNSHLQWLLDNYETAEGVSLPRSSLYNHYLRHCQEQKLDPVNAASFGKLIRSVFMGLRTRRLGTRGNSKYHYYGIRLKPDSPLNRLQEDSQYMAMRQQPMHQKQRFKPLQKVDGMGDSLSGGSQHSASTPEQSVAAQSQHHQQYIDVSHVLPPFPTPDLGTQPLPERININDVKKLQNLYRDHCEATLDVVMNLQFHYIEKLWQTFWYSTAPSSDVTITIPNSDEDMEGVIPREKLMALCKYEPVKLWMRSCDHILYQALVEILIPDVLRPVPSTLTQAIRNFAKSLEGWLTTAMSDFPDEIVRTKAAVVSAFAQTLRRYTSLNHLAQAARAVLQNTSQINQMLSDLNRVDFANVQEQASWVCQCDETVVQRLEQDFKVTLQQQSSLDQWAAWLDNVVNQVLKPHEGSTSFPRAARQFLLKWSFYSSMVIRDLTLRSAASFGSFHLIRLLYDEYMFYLVEHRVAQATGETPIAVMGEFSDLNSMLPMLMDKDPSFSDDMSDMGSDEGRGPNEPAVKRERIEINHSLQEI